From Arcobacter sp. CECT 8983, the proteins below share one genomic window:
- the uvrB gene encoding excinuclease ABC subunit UvrB: protein MAQFKVNSEYEPAGDQPEAIDSISKSILNGNRYTTLEGVTGSGKTYTMAKVIEKTQRPTLIMTHNKTLAAQLYSEFRQFFPNNHVEYFISYYDYYQPEAYIPRTDLFIEKDSSINSELERLRLSTTASLLSFDDVIVIASVSANYGLGNPNEYKAMVQRIEVGFEYSQREFLLKLVEMGYKRNDSFFDRADFRVNGDVIDIFPAYYEDEYIRVEFFGDEVETITRHEYLTNEKTKELEEAIIYSVNPFVVTSENLGRAVKQIEEELDERLDYFTKEDKLVEYQRLKQRVEFDLEMIEGTGMCKGIENYARHLTGLEPGQTPYSLMDYFEQMGKDFLLIVDESHVSLPQFRGMHAADRSRKEVLVDYGFRLPSALDNRPLKFDEFINKAPSYLFVSATPSDLEIEKSDVVAKQIIRPTGLLDPIIQIEDSEYQVEKLHDEIKKTVEKNERVLVTVLTKKMAEELTSYYSDLGMKVKYMHSDIDAIERNQIIRELRVGEFDVLVGINLLREGLDIPETSLVAILDADKEGFLRSRTSLVQTMGRAARNQNGKVILFAKKITDSMQYAIDLTNERRAIQEEFNKKHGITPKTTKRSIDENLKLEEYDDVAWKKEKLQKMPAAERKKILIELNKKMQKAAKDLNFEEAIRLRDEIEKLKKA from the coding sequence ATCGCACAATTTAAAGTTAATAGTGAATATGAACCAGCAGGAGATCAGCCAGAAGCCATTGATTCAATCAGTAAATCAATCTTAAATGGTAATAGATACACTACGTTAGAAGGAGTTACTGGCTCTGGTAAAACCTACACTATGGCTAAGGTTATTGAAAAGACTCAAAGACCAACACTTATTATGACTCATAATAAAACCTTAGCTGCACAGTTATACTCTGAGTTTAGACAATTCTTTCCCAACAATCACGTTGAATATTTTATTTCTTATTATGATTATTATCAACCAGAAGCATATATTCCAAGAACCGATCTTTTTATAGAAAAAGATTCATCAATTAATAGTGAACTTGAAAGATTAAGGCTTAGTACAACGGCATCACTTCTTAGTTTTGATGATGTTATTGTTATTGCATCAGTTTCAGCTAATTATGGTTTAGGTAATCCTAATGAGTATAAAGCAATGGTTCAAAGAATTGAAGTTGGGTTTGAATATTCTCAAAGAGAATTTTTACTTAAACTTGTAGAGATGGGATATAAAAGAAATGATTCATTTTTTGATAGGGCTGACTTTAGAGTAAATGGAGATGTAATTGATATTTTTCCAGCATATTATGAAGATGAGTATATTAGAGTTGAATTTTTTGGTGATGAAGTAGAAACTATTACTAGACATGAATATTTAACAAATGAAAAAACAAAAGAGTTAGAAGAAGCTATTATTTATTCTGTTAATCCTTTTGTTGTAACAAGTGAAAACTTAGGACGAGCAGTAAAACAAATAGAAGAAGAGTTAGATGAGAGACTTGATTATTTTACAAAAGAAGATAAGTTAGTTGAATATCAAAGACTAAAACAAAGAGTAGAGTTTGATTTAGAGATGATTGAAGGTACAGGTATGTGTAAGGGTATTGAAAACTATGCAAGACACTTAACTGGACTTGAGCCTGGACAAACTCCTTATTCTCTTATGGATTATTTTGAACAAATGGGTAAAGACTTTTTACTAATTGTCGATGAATCTCATGTTTCACTTCCTCAATTTAGAGGAATGCATGCAGCAGATAGAAGTAGAAAAGAAGTACTTGTAGATTACGGATTTAGACTTCCTAGTGCTTTAGATAATAGACCTTTAAAATTTGATGAATTTATAAATAAAGCTCCTTCATATCTTTTTGTATCTGCAACACCTTCTGATCTTGAAATAGAAAAAAGTGATGTAGTAGCAAAACAGATTATTAGACCAACAGGACTTTTAGATCCAATTATTCAAATAGAAGATAGTGAATATCAAGTAGAGAAACTACATGATGAAATTAAAAAAACGGTTGAAAAGAATGAAAGAGTTTTAGTAACAGTTCTTACTAAAAAGATGGCAGAAGAGTTAACTTCTTATTATTCTGATCTAGGAATGAAAGTTAAATATATGCACTCTGATATTGATGCAATTGAGAGAAATCAAATCATTAGAGAACTTAGAGTTGGAGAGTTTGATGTTTTAGTAGGTATTAACTTACTTAGAGAAGGACTAGATATTCCAGAAACTTCACTTGTAGCTATTTTAGATGCAGATAAAGAAGGATTCTTAAGAAGTAGAACCTCTTTAGTTCAAACAATGGGACGAGCTGCAAGAAACCAAAATGGTAAAGTAATACTTTTTGCTAAAAAAATAACTGATTCAATGCAGTATGCAATTGATTTAACAAATGAAAGAAGAGCAATACAAGAAGAGTTTAATAAGAAGCATGGAATAACTCCTAAAACAACAAAAAGATCAATAGATGAAAATCTAAAGCTTGAAGAGTATGATGATGTAGCTTGGAAAAAAGAAAAACTACAAAAAATGCCAGCAGCTGAAAGAAAGAAAATCTTAATTGAATTAAATAAAAAGATGCAAAAAGCTGCAAAAGATTTAAACTTTGAAGAAGCAATTAGATTGCGTGATGAGATTGAAAAATTAAAAAAGGCGTAA
- the nth gene encoding endonuclease III yields MPRLKKATKEEIQIIKEAFQEKYSGAVTELNYKNDYELLIAIILSAQCTDKRVNIITPALFEKYPSVFELADADLEDVKELLKTCSFFNNKAKNIIKMAQSVIANYDGDIPHNQKELIKLAGVGNKTANVFMIEFEGANLMAVDTHVFRVSHRLGLSYEKTVEKTELELVKKLKDDLHIFHQAMVLFGRYTCKALSPDCDNCLFPHVCKTKKSFKPQ; encoded by the coding sequence TTGCCAAGACTTAAAAAAGCAACAAAAGAAGAGATTCAAATAATAAAAGAAGCATTCCAAGAAAAATATTCAGGTGCAGTTACTGAATTAAATTATAAAAATGATTATGAACTATTAATAGCAATTATTTTATCTGCTCAATGTACAGATAAAAGAGTAAATATTATTACACCTGCACTTTTTGAAAAGTATCCTTCTGTTTTTGAACTAGCAGATGCAGATCTTGAAGATGTAAAAGAGTTACTTAAAACTTGTTCATTTTTTAATAATAAAGCAAAAAATATCATAAAGATGGCACAAAGTGTTATTGCAAACTATGATGGAGATATTCCACATAATCAAAAAGAGCTTATTAAACTTGCTGGTGTTGGAAATAAAACAGCAAATGTATTTATGATTGAGTTTGAAGGTGCAAATTTAATGGCTGTTGATACTCATGTTTTTAGAGTTTCTCATAGACTTGGACTTTCATATGAAAAAACGGTTGAAAAGACTGAATTAGAATTAGTAAAGAAACTAAAAGATGATTTACATATTTTTCATCAAGCTATGGTGTTATTTGGAAGATATACATGTAAAGCACTAAGTCCAGATTGTGATAACTGTTTATTTCCACATGTATGTAAAACAAAAAAATCCTTTAAACCTCAATAA
- a CDS encoding TonB-dependent siderophore receptor: protein MKKIISLSMACTFSLLANDTIDLPSLEVSEKVNKKVVNNISSEQIKSADLAETLTKKVPSISLVRRSGIANDIILRGAKKDNINVLIDNSKIYGACPNRMDPTTSHVLTNNIESVEVIEGPYDVENFGTLSGLVKVKTKQVSEKLNGDINLGVGSYGYKKASFTVSGGNEYVKLLLSASKEESDQYEDGDGNDFLQQQIEKNVPFSNRYKSDDIEAYEKETILTKAIFNIDDSSDITVSYTANRSDNVLYPNTPMDADYDDSDIYTFDYTKRNLGEYSKELNLEYYYSKVDHPMSTALRNRTNGMMAPMAVMTNHMKSSIWGAKLKNKLDVANGELLVGLDTSTRNWRGRMYNSTGTMNSISLSSTDTRNIAMFSTFKKSFGALDLEVGARYDDTNIDVTDSSKTDRDYNELNGYIFSIYNLDEDTKVFASFGKSSRVPDARELYYSSTNHDLEATKNYEIDLGFEKTMGDFNIKSKLFYSKLDDYIYNMGAGVFENIDAKIYGASVNGYYLLNDEFILDYGLAYQRGKKDGNYADKDLAEIPPLKMNLSLTYQKDVSKFTTELVAVDNWNEYDSSANEQELDGYAVVNMKYDRDLNKNFILTLGVDNLFDKTYASTNTYQDIKYIATSGEQTLINDPGRYFYVNLKYTF from the coding sequence ATGAAAAAGATTATTTCTTTATCTATGGCTTGTACATTTTCTTTATTAGCTAATGACACAATAGATTTACCATCACTTGAAGTTTCTGAAAAGGTAAATAAAAAAGTTGTAAATAATATTAGTAGTGAACAAATAAAATCAGCTGACTTAGCTGAAACTCTTACTAAAAAAGTTCCTTCTATTAGTTTAGTAAGAAGAAGTGGTATTGCAAATGATATTATCTTAAGAGGAGCGAAAAAAGATAATATTAATGTTTTGATAGATAATAGCAAAATCTATGGTGCTTGTCCAAATAGGATGGATCCTACTACTTCTCATGTTTTAACAAATAACATTGAAAGTGTAGAAGTTATTGAAGGACCATATGATGTTGAGAACTTTGGTACTTTAAGTGGTTTAGTAAAAGTTAAAACAAAGCAAGTAAGTGAAAAACTAAATGGCGATATTAATCTAGGTGTGGGTAGTTATGGTTATAAAAAAGCTTCATTTACAGTTAGTGGAGGAAATGAATATGTAAAACTATTATTATCAGCTTCAAAAGAAGAATCAGACCAATATGAAGATGGTGATGGCAATGATTTTTTACAGCAACAAATTGAAAAAAATGTTCCATTCTCAAATAGATATAAAAGTGATGATATTGAAGCCTATGAAAAAGAGACTATCCTTACAAAGGCGATTTTTAATATAGATGATTCTTCTGATATAACAGTATCATATACAGCAAATAGAAGTGATAATGTTTTATATCCAAATACTCCAATGGATGCAGATTATGATGATTCAGATATTTATACCTTTGATTATACTAAAAGAAATTTAGGTGAATATTCAAAAGAGTTAAACTTAGAATACTACTATTCAAAAGTTGATCACCCAATGAGTACAGCTTTAAGAAATAGAACAAACGGTATGATGGCTCCTATGGCAGTAATGACTAACCATATGAAATCTTCAATTTGGGGTGCAAAACTAAAAAATAAGCTTGATGTTGCTAATGGTGAGTTATTAGTTGGACTTGATACAAGTACAAGAAACTGGAGAGGTAGAATGTATAACTCTACAGGTACAATGAATAGTATATCATTATCATCAACTGATACAAGAAATATTGCTATGTTTTCTACTTTTAAAAAATCATTTGGAGCACTTGATTTAGAAGTAGGTGCTAGATATGATGATACTAATATTGATGTTACTGATTCATCGAAAACTGATAGAGACTATAATGAGTTAAATGGCTATATCTTCTCTATTTATAATCTTGATGAAGATACTAAAGTTTTTGCTAGCTTTGGTAAATCTTCAAGGGTTCCAGATGCAAGAGAGTTATATTATAGCTCAACTAATCATGATTTAGAGGCTACAAAAAACTATGAAATTGATTTAGGTTTTGAAAAGACAATGGGAGATTTTAATATAAAAAGTAAACTATTTTATTCAAAACTTGATGATTATATTTATAATATGGGAGCAGGAGTTTTTGAGAATATTGATGCAAAAATTTATGGTGCAAGTGTAAACGGGTACTATTTATTAAATGATGAGTTTATTTTAGATTATGGTCTTGCCTATCAAAGGGGTAAAAAAGATGGAAATTATGCAGATAAAGATTTAGCAGAAATCCCACCATTAAAAATGAACTTAAGTTTAACATATCAAAAAGATGTATCTAAATTTACTACAGAACTTGTTGCAGTTGATAACTGGAATGAATATGATAGTTCAGCCAATGAACAAGAATTGGATGGATATGCTGTTGTTAATATGAAGTATGATAGAGATTTAAATAAAAATTTTATTTTAACACTTGGTGTTGATAATTTATTTGATAAAACATATGCTTCTACAAACACTTATCAAGATATTAAATATATTGCTACTTCAGGGGAACAAACTCTTATAAATGATCCAGGAAGATATTTTTATGTAAATCTAAAATATACTTTTTAA
- the doeB2 gene encoding N(2)-acetyl-L-2,4-diaminobutanoate deacetylase DoeB2 — MYKSFDEVIDYAINFRHNLHKNPELKWEETNTSKNIRDILEQHDIPYKTYANTGTVGLLAQDKKGPHIALRGDIDALPLEEKTDVSYKSQKPQCMHACGHDGHTATLIATAIWLKQNEDKLPNPVSLVFQPAEEGGHGAKKMIEEGCLEGVDMIFGWHNWPAIKFGQAVCPNGTVMAGNGTFHIDVKGRGGHSSQPELCKDPVLASSAITIALQQIVARQIAPQDSVVVSVTSVDARGELTTIPDNAKIEGSIRVPTIELKQFVFEQIEKITKDVAKAYNVEVEIELRDRYQATINHEIQASMMREALKQTLGENWQSSIPTPIMASEDFSYYLNTIPGAFALIGSDDGVEKHQKPCHNVYYDFNDKLIKPASTTLMRLANFDFD; from the coding sequence ATGTATAAAAGTTTTGATGAAGTAATAGATTATGCAATAAATTTTAGACATAATTTACATAAAAACCCTGAATTAAAATGGGAAGAAACTAATACTTCAAAAAATATCCGTGATATTTTAGAACAACATGATATTCCTTATAAAACATATGCAAATACAGGGACAGTTGGTTTACTTGCCCAAGATAAAAAGGGACCTCATATCGCCTTAAGAGGAGATATTGATGCCCTACCTTTAGAAGAAAAAACTGACGTATCATATAAATCACAAAAGCCACAGTGCATGCATGCTTGTGGTCATGATGGACATACTGCAACATTAATTGCAACTGCAATATGGTTAAAACAAAATGAAGATAAACTTCCAAATCCAGTATCATTAGTTTTCCAACCTGCTGAAGAAGGAGGACATGGAGCTAAAAAGATGATTGAAGAAGGTTGTCTAGAAGGTGTTGATATGATATTTGGTTGGCACAATTGGCCAGCTATAAAATTTGGTCAAGCAGTTTGTCCAAATGGTACAGTTATGGCTGGAAATGGAACTTTTCATATTGATGTTAAAGGACGAGGCGGACACTCTTCTCAACCTGAACTTTGTAAAGACCCAGTTTTAGCTTCAAGTGCTATTACAATAGCCTTACAACAAATTGTTGCAAGGCAAATTGCACCTCAAGATAGTGTTGTTGTTTCAGTTACTTCTGTAGATGCAAGAGGTGAGCTTACTACTATTCCTGATAATGCAAAAATAGAAGGAAGTATTAGAGTTCCTACAATTGAGCTAAAACAATTTGTTTTTGAACAAATAGAAAAAATCACTAAAGATGTTGCAAAAGCTTATAATGTAGAAGTTGAAATTGAATTAAGAGATAGATATCAAGCTACAATAAATCATGAAATACAAGCTTCTATGATGAGAGAAGCTTTAAAACAAACTCTTGGTGAAAACTGGCAAAGTAGTATTCCTACGCCTATTATGGCTAGTGAAGATTTTAGTTATTATTTAAATACAATTCCTGGAGCCTTTGCACTTATTGGAAGTGATGATGGAGTAGAAAAACATCAAAAACCTTGTCATAATGTCTATTATGACTTTAATGATAAACTAATAAAACCAGCTAGTACTACACTTATGAGACTAGCTAATTTTGATTTTGATTAA
- a CDS encoding M24 family metallopeptidase — MQAKLPFTKKEYIQRIRKVKAMMQQRRIDVLLATDPGNMNWLTGYDGWSFYVHQGVIISLDEEEPIWFGRLMDKNAALIKCYMKEENLYGYPEKYVQNLDEHPMTWIGENIINKKGWGKLNIATERDNYYYSAEAHFRLIATLPNASFINANNLVNWARGKKSKKEIEYMKIAGKITQKIHQRVLDIVRVGIPKSHVVSQIYETAIEGVDGFGGDYPSIVPLLPSGPDASASHITWDDRPFKKKEATFFEISGCYKRYHAPMSRTIFMGKPEQKFLDAEKALQEAIYAGLEEAKPGNRTCDIANAVDRVMKKFGIDRNDARCGYPIGVSYPPDWGERTCSLRASDLTVLEEGMTFHFMPGIWQDDWGMEITESILITENGAETLSDFPRKLFIK; from the coding sequence ATGCAAGCAAAATTACCTTTTACAAAAAAAGAGTATATTCAAAGAATTAGAAAAGTAAAAGCAATGATGCAACAAAGAAGAATTGATGTTTTACTTGCTACTGACCCTGGAAATATGAACTGGCTTACAGGGTATGATGGTTGGTCTTTTTATGTTCATCAAGGAGTAATAATCTCACTTGATGAAGAAGAACCAATTTGGTTTGGAAGACTTATGGATAAAAATGCAGCCTTAATTAAATGTTATATGAAAGAAGAGAATCTATATGGTTATCCTGAAAAGTATGTACAAAATTTAGATGAACACCCAATGACTTGGATTGGAGAAAATATTATAAATAAAAAAGGCTGGGGAAAACTAAATATTGCAACAGAAAGAGACAACTATTATTATTCTGCAGAAGCACACTTTAGATTAATAGCAACTCTTCCAAATGCAAGTTTTATAAATGCAAATAACTTAGTAAATTGGGCAAGGGGTAAAAAGAGTAAAAAAGAGATTGAGTACATGAAGATTGCAGGAAAAATTACTCAAAAAATACATCAAAGAGTACTTGATATTGTAAGAGTAGGTATTCCTAAAAGTCATGTTGTATCACAAATCTATGAAACTGCTATAGAAGGAGTTGACGGATTTGGAGGGGATTATCCATCAATTGTTCCCCTACTTCCTTCAGGTCCTGATGCATCTGCTTCTCATATTACATGGGATGATCGACCTTTTAAAAAGAAAGAAGCGACTTTTTTTGAAATATCAGGATGCTATAAAAGGTACCATGCTCCAATGTCAAGAACTATTTTTATGGGAAAACCTGAACAAAAATTTCTTGATGCAGAAAAAGCTTTACAAGAAGCTATTTATGCAGGATTAGAAGAAGCAAAACCTGGAAATAGAACTTGTGATATAGCAAATGCTGTAGATAGAGTAATGAAAAAATTTGGAATAGATAGAAATGATGCAAGGTGTGGTTATCCTATTGGAGTTAGTTATCCACCTGACTGGGGTGAAAGAACTTGTAGTTTAAGAGCTTCAGACTTAACAGTTTTAGAAGAAGGTATGACATTCCACTTTATGCCAGGAATTTGGCAAGATGACTGGGGAATGGAAATTACAGAGAGTATTTTAATTACAGAAAATGGAGCAGAAACACTATCTGATTTTCCTAGAAAACTGTTTATAAAATAA